In the genome of Candoia aspera isolate rCanAsp1 chromosome 1, rCanAsp1.hap2, whole genome shotgun sequence, one region contains:
- the STEAP3 gene encoding metalloreductase STEAP3 isoform X2 produces the protein MAVWKTQVPGYKRDGGSSLSIGRTDCTFEASLVRERNLQLYGMPGGDMAKPLLDHQNMDSNVSLAPAAESRTIGILGSGDFARSLSMRLVCSGFKVVVGSRNPKRNTSLFPSAVELTFQADAIKKADIIFVAIFREHYTTLCDLNSELSGKILVDVSNNAEINHHKESNAEYLASLFPACTVVKGFNVISAWTLQLGPRDGNKQVFVCCDNQEAKQAVAEIAHALGFTPVDMGALFSAREIENIPLRLLPAWKIPVFLALGLFLCFYTYNFIRQVLHPYIREKNNKFYKIPVEIVNTTLPCVAYVMLSLVYLPGVLAATFQLYHCTKYRRFPDWLDQWLQHRKQIGLLSFFCAVLHAVYSLCLPMRRSHRYLLLNEAVKQISPGQNIQILNLMKFH, from the exons ATGGCAGTTTGGAAAACACAGGTGCCAGGCTATAAAAGAGACGGGGGCAGTTCCTTATCCATAGGGAGAACTGATTGCACGTTTGAGGCATCACTGGTTCGCGAGAGAAATCTCCAG cTTTACGGGATGCCTGGAGGCGATATGGCAAAACCACTGCTAGATCATCAGAACATGGACAGTAATGTAAGCCTGGCCCCGGCTGCTGAGAGCAGGACAATTGGGATTCTGGGAAGCGGTGACTTTGCACGCTCCTTGTCTATGCGCCTGGTGTGCTCAGGTTTCAAAGTGGTGGTTGGAAGCCGGAACCCGAAGCGCAACACTAGCCTCTTCCCTTCAGCAGTTGAACTAACGTTCCAGGCAGACGCCATAAAGAAGGCAGATATCATCTTTGTGGCAATTTTCAGAGAACACTACACCACACTCTGTGACCTCAACAGTGAGCTTTCTGGCAAAATACTGGTGGATGTTAGCAACAATGCTGAAATAAATCATCACAAAGAATCAAATGCAGAGTATCTGGCCTCCCTTTTCCCAGCCTGCACTGTGGTCAAAGGATTTAACGTCATTTCAGCTTGGACCTTGCAGTTGGGTCCCAGAGATGGGAATAAGCAG GTCTTCGTTTGCTGTGACAACCAAGAAGCCAAACAGGCTGTTGCTGAAATTGCTCATGCCCTGGGCTTCACTCCTGTGGACATGGGCGCCTTGTTCTCAGCTCGGGAAATAGAGAATATTCCCCTGCGGCTCCTCCCTGCCTGGAAGATTCCTGTCTTCTTGGCCCTAggtctctttctctgcttctacACCTACAACTTCATCCGGCAAGTCTTACATCCTTACATTCGAGAGAAGAACAACAAATTCTACAAGATCCCGGTGGAGATCGTCAACACCACCTTGCCTTGCGTTGCCTACGTCATGCTGTCCCTAGTCTACCTGCCTGGAGTGCTTGCAGCCACCTTTCAGCTGTACCACTGCACAAAGTACCGGCGTTTCCCTGACTGGCTTGACCAGTGGCTGCAGCACCGGAAGCAGATAGGCCTGCTGAGCTTCTTCTGCGCAGTGCTGCACGCTGTCTACAGTCTGTGCCTACCCATGCGTCGGTCCCACCGGTATCTGTTACTCAACGAGGCGGTCAAACAG ATCAGCCCAGGCCAGAACATACAGATTCTAAACTTGATGAAGTTCCATTGA
- the STEAP3 gene encoding metalloreductase STEAP3 isoform X1, which produces MPGGDMAKPLLDHQNMDSNVSLAPAAESRTIGILGSGDFARSLSMRLVCSGFKVVVGSRNPKRNTSLFPSAVELTFQADAIKKADIIFVAIFREHYTTLCDLNSELSGKILVDVSNNAEINHHKESNAEYLASLFPACTVVKGFNVISAWTLQLGPRDGNKQVFVCCDNQEAKQAVAEIAHALGFTPVDMGALFSAREIENIPLRLLPAWKIPVFLALGLFLCFYTYNFIRQVLHPYIREKNNKFYKIPVEIVNTTLPCVAYVMLSLVYLPGVLAATFQLYHCTKYRRFPDWLDQWLQHRKQIGLLSFFCAVLHAVYSLCLPMRRSHRYLLLNEAVKQVEKRTDAWVEEEVWRMEIYISFGIMALGLLSLLAITSLPSISNSLNWREFSFVQSTLGFVALVISTLHTLTYGWARAFDENQYKFYLPPTFTLTLLVPCTIILAKLFFHLPCMNQRLQRIRNGWERSRYVKFTLPRASGEFSSGESSSTV; this is translated from the exons ATGCCTGGAGGCGATATGGCAAAACCACTGCTAGATCATCAGAACATGGACAGTAATGTAAGCCTGGCCCCGGCTGCTGAGAGCAGGACAATTGGGATTCTGGGAAGCGGTGACTTTGCACGCTCCTTGTCTATGCGCCTGGTGTGCTCAGGTTTCAAAGTGGTGGTTGGAAGCCGGAACCCGAAGCGCAACACTAGCCTCTTCCCTTCAGCAGTTGAACTAACGTTCCAGGCAGACGCCATAAAGAAGGCAGATATCATCTTTGTGGCAATTTTCAGAGAACACTACACCACACTCTGTGACCTCAACAGTGAGCTTTCTGGCAAAATACTGGTGGATGTTAGCAACAATGCTGAAATAAATCATCACAAAGAATCAAATGCAGAGTATCTGGCCTCCCTTTTCCCAGCCTGCACTGTGGTCAAAGGATTTAACGTCATTTCAGCTTGGACCTTGCAGTTGGGTCCCAGAGATGGGAATAAGCAG GTCTTCGTTTGCTGTGACAACCAAGAAGCCAAACAGGCTGTTGCTGAAATTGCTCATGCCCTGGGCTTCACTCCTGTGGACATGGGCGCCTTGTTCTCAGCTCGGGAAATAGAGAATATTCCCCTGCGGCTCCTCCCTGCCTGGAAGATTCCTGTCTTCTTGGCCCTAggtctctttctctgcttctacACCTACAACTTCATCCGGCAAGTCTTACATCCTTACATTCGAGAGAAGAACAACAAATTCTACAAGATCCCGGTGGAGATCGTCAACACCACCTTGCCTTGCGTTGCCTACGTCATGCTGTCCCTAGTCTACCTGCCTGGAGTGCTTGCAGCCACCTTTCAGCTGTACCACTGCACAAAGTACCGGCGTTTCCCTGACTGGCTTGACCAGTGGCTGCAGCACCGGAAGCAGATAGGCCTGCTGAGCTTCTTCTGCGCAGTGCTGCACGCTGTCTACAGTCTGTGCCTACCCATGCGTCGGTCCCACCGGTATCTGTTACTCAACGAGGCGGTCAAACAG GTGGAGAAGAGAACAGATGCCTGGGTGGAGGAGGAAGTCTGGAGGATGGAGATTTACATCTCTTTTGGCATCATGGCTCTGGGCTTGCTCTCATTACTTGCCATAACCTCACTTCCATCCATCTCTAACTCTCTCAACTGGAGGGAATTTAGTTTTGTTCAA tctACCCTTGGTTTTGTTGCTCTGGTGATCAGCACGCTCCACACCTTGACTTATGGCTGGGCAAGAGCCTTTGATGAAAACCAATACAAGTTTTACCTGCCTCCCACTTTTACCCTCACCCTCCTGGTGCCATGCACCATAATCCTAGCTAAGCTCTTTTTCCACCTTCCTTGTATGAACCAAAGACTGCAGCGCATCAGGAACGGGTGGGAGAGGAGCAGGTACGTCAAGTTCACATTGCCAAGAGCATCTGGGGAATTTTCCAGCGGAGAAAGCAGCAGCACTGTGTGA